A DNA window from Gemella massiliensis contains the following coding sequences:
- a CDS encoding aminopeptidase, which yields MDLNKRLENYAKLMVKVGLNVQKDQPVLIRASTESRTFVAKIVEACYKQGAKKVEVEWRDQELTKLNLKYQTEETLSNISKSYVDHYQELLDEGTAFLSVIGDDPDGLAGVDSAKMKASMVGRSKALREYMKAIMSDECPWCVVSASTVGWAKRLFPELSDEEAYLKLWDEILSACRAKGEDPVADWEEHIRVLDEKAKFLHENELVKLHITNDLGTDLYVGLPKGHIWQSAGSYAKKAGRFVANIPTEEVFTMPHKEETSGIVYNAKPLNHGGVLIDDFWLKFEKGKVVDYGAKRGYEALKNILETDEGSVKIGEMALVPFDSPISNTGILFLETLFDENAACHIALGKAYPTCVKGGSEMSDEELAEVGANDSLVHVDFMIGESTTNIIGFTADGKEVAIFKDGNWA from the coding sequence ATGGATTTAAATAAAAGATTGGAAAATTATGCTAAATTAATGGTTAAGGTCGGACTTAACGTTCAAAAGGATCAACCCGTTTTGATAAGAGCCAGTACAGAAAGCAGAACTTTTGTAGCTAAAATAGTGGAAGCATGTTATAAACAGGGTGCAAAAAAAGTTGAAGTCGAATGGCGTGATCAAGAGTTGACGAAGTTAAATTTAAAATATCAAACAGAAGAAACTTTGAGTAATATAAGTAAATCCTATGTTGACCATTACCAAGAATTATTAGATGAAGGGACGGCTTTTCTATCAGTTATAGGAGATGATCCGGACGGTTTAGCAGGTGTAGATAGTGCTAAGATGAAAGCATCTATGGTAGGACGATCAAAAGCATTGAGAGAATATATGAAAGCTATAATGAGTGATGAGTGTCCTTGGTGCGTTGTTAGTGCATCAACAGTCGGTTGGGCAAAACGTCTGTTTCCGGAATTAAGCGATGAAGAAGCATATTTAAAACTATGGGATGAGATACTTAGTGCTTGTCGTGCGAAAGGTGAAGATCCGGTAGCGGATTGGGAAGAACACATTAGAGTATTAGATGAGAAAGCGAAATTTTTACATGAGAATGAATTAGTTAAGTTACATATAACTAATGACTTAGGAACAGATTTATATGTGGGACTACCTAAGGGACATATTTGGCAAAGTGCCGGAAGTTATGCGAAAAAAGCAGGGCGTTTTGTTGCAAATATTCCGACGGAAGAAGTATTTACAATGCCACATAAAGAAGAAACCAGTGGAATAGTTTATAATGCAAAACCGTTAAATCATGGTGGTGTTCTAATAGATGATTTCTGGTTAAAATTTGAAAAAGGTAAAGTAGTTGATTATGGTGCTAAACGTGGCTATGAAGCTCTTAAAAATATATTAGAAACCGATGAAGGTTCGGTAAAAATTGGCGAAATGGCATTAGTACCATTTGATTCACCGATTTCAAATACGGGGATACTATTTTTAGAAACATTATTTGATGAGAACGCTGCATGTCATATAGCTTTAGGTAAGGCGTACCCAACTTGCGTTAAAGGCGGAAGCGAGATGAGTGATGAAGAATTGGCAGAAGTTGGTGCTAATGACAGCTTAGTACACGTTGATTTTATGATAGGAGAAAGCACAACGAATATCATAGGATTTACTGCGGATGGAAAAGAAGTAGCTATCTTTAAAGATGGAAATTGGGCTTAG
- a CDS encoding RNA-binding S4 domain-containing protein: MRLDKFLKVSRIIKRRTVANEISAGGHISINGKQAKPSSPLKIGDKITIYFAKKEIVYEVLQLKDSTKKEDATKMFKILSETLRKE; the protein is encoded by the coding sequence ATGCGTTTAGATAAATTTTTAAAAGTATCGAGAATAATAAAAAGAAGGACAGTTGCTAACGAAATTTCAGCAGGTGGGCATATTTCTATAAATGGAAAGCAGGCTAAACCGTCCAGTCCTTTAAAAATCGGGGATAAAATCACCATATATTTTGCGAAAAAAGAAATTGTTTATGAGGTGCTGCAATTAAAAGACAGCACAAAAAAAGAAGATGCGACAAAAATGTTTAAAATCTTATCAGAAACATTGAGAAAAGAATAA
- a CDS encoding FtsB family cell division protein translates to MEQSTEKQFRKDVLKAKAKYRKRRKFLILSIMTLTLVVTLIQTFLYTREKKELNTQLSEQNKAIEKLEKQNKVNEIVIDKLKDPYFISDMVRQEYGLSYNGEIIFNLPLREKFLQTTINSIMQSDLKKSQDKNGRIDDSKIPELNKKDNEKTDSKNSNDKNKNTANSEDKNNDKKQSEDTKNKEDQE, encoded by the coding sequence ATGGAACAAAGTACAGAAAAACAATTTCGTAAAGATGTACTGAAAGCAAAAGCAAAATATAGAAAGCGCCGTAAGTTTTTAATATTAAGTATTATGACCCTTACGCTCGTTGTGACCTTGATACAAACATTTTTATATACTCGTGAAAAAAAAGAGTTGAACACACAACTTTCTGAACAAAATAAAGCTATTGAAAAACTTGAAAAACAAAATAAAGTTAATGAAATTGTTATTGATAAATTAAAAGATCCATATTTTATAAGTGACATGGTAAGACAAGAGTATGGTCTTAGTTATAACGGAGAAATTATCTTTAATTTACCATTAAGAGAAAAATTTTTACAAACTACTATTAATTCGATTATGCAGAGTGATTTAAAAAAATCACAAGATAAAAACGGTCGAATAGATGACAGTAAAATTCCTGAATTAAATAAAAAAGATAACGAGAAAACTGATAGTAAAAATTCTAATGACAAAAATAAGAATACAGCTAACTCAGAAGACAAAAATAACGACAAAAAACAATCAGAAGATACTAAAAATAAAGAAGATCAAGAATGA
- a CDS encoding nicotinate phosphoribosyltransferase has product MNKYEGDALHTDLYQINMGYAYFKDGIHERKSYFDAYFRKIPFGGGYAVFAGLAKIIEYVNSFKFTEADIEYLDKLGYYDKEFLDYLKNLKFTGSIRSVREGEIIFGNEPLIRIEAPLIQAQLMETAILNIINYQILIATKAARIKHVCPNEVCMEFGTRRAHEFEAAVWGARASIIGGFDSTSNVKAAKLFDIPCSGTHAHSFVQAYQDEKIAFKKYAAAHKDCYFLVDTYDTLRSGIPNAIAVANELKDEINFLGIRLDSGDIAYLSQEARKILDDAGYPNAKVVASNDLDEDTITHLKQQGAKIDAWGVGTKLITAYNNPALGAVYKLSCLEDENGNMIDRLKISENPGKLTIPGIKRVYRIINKATEMAAGDYIALEEEDVNSEKTIKLFHPTHTYLAKEVKNFEARDLHVDVFKNGLQVYEVPTVWESAEYFKENKKLLWNEYQRLLNPEFYPVDLSPKCWENRNNILRKITNKEN; this is encoded by the coding sequence ATGAATAAATATGAAGGTGACGCTCTGCATACAGACTTATATCAAATTAATATGGGGTATGCGTATTTTAAAGACGGAATTCATGAAAGAAAATCTTATTTTGATGCTTATTTTAGAAAAATTCCGTTTGGTGGAGGATATGCTGTTTTTGCAGGCTTAGCCAAAATAATAGAGTATGTAAATTCTTTTAAATTTACAGAAGCTGATATTGAGTATTTAGATAAGTTAGGGTATTATGATAAAGAATTTTTAGATTATTTAAAAAATCTTAAATTCACAGGTAGTATACGTTCTGTAAGAGAAGGAGAGATTATTTTTGGGAATGAACCGTTGATTCGAATAGAAGCTCCACTTATACAAGCGCAACTTATGGAAACTGCGATATTAAATATAATAAATTATCAAATATTAATTGCTACAAAAGCCGCTAGGATAAAACATGTTTGCCCTAATGAAGTTTGTATGGAGTTTGGTACAAGACGTGCCCATGAATTTGAAGCTGCGGTGTGGGGAGCACGGGCTTCTATAATTGGTGGTTTTGATTCAACAAGTAATGTTAAGGCTGCTAAATTATTTGATATTCCGTGTAGCGGAACGCATGCACATTCATTTGTTCAAGCGTATCAAGATGAAAAAATTGCTTTTAAAAAATATGCGGCTGCCCATAAGGATTGTTACTTCTTAGTAGATACTTATGATACATTGCGTTCAGGAATACCTAATGCAATAGCTGTGGCAAATGAGCTGAAAGATGAAATAAACTTTTTAGGGATACGTCTGGATTCAGGGGATATAGCTTACTTATCACAAGAAGCTAGAAAAATATTGGACGATGCCGGTTATCCAAACGCCAAGGTAGTGGCTTCAAATGATTTAGATGAAGATACTATAACCCACCTTAAACAACAAGGGGCCAAAATAGATGCTTGGGGAGTCGGCACAAAACTGATAACAGCTTATAACAATCCGGCACTTGGGGCAGTATATAAACTCTCATGTTTAGAAGATGAAAATGGAAATATGATAGATAGATTGAAAATTTCTGAAAACCCGGGGAAATTAACAATACCCGGTATAAAAAGAGTTTATAGAATAATTAATAAAGCAACCGAAATGGCAGCGGGAGATTATATTGCTTTGGAAGAAGAAGATGTTAATTCGGAAAAAACTATAAAACTATTTCACCCAACTCATACTTATTTAGCAAAAGAAGTGAAAAATTTTGAAGCAAGAGATTTGCACGTAGATGTTTTTAAAAATGGATTGCAAGTATATGAAGTACCGACAGTCTGGGAAAGTGCTGAGTATTTTAAAGAAAATAAAAAATTGCTATGGAACGAGTACCAAAGGTTGTTAAATCCCGAATTTTATCCGGTAGACCTTAGTCCAAAATGTTGGGAAAATAGAAACAATATATTGAGAAAAATAACAAATAAAGAAAATTAA
- the nadE gene encoding ammonia-dependent NAD(+) synthetase, giving the protein MTFQEEVIKKLRCKSEINVDEEIRLTINFLKDYLKENSFLKSLVLGISGGQDSTLCGKLCQLAVEELRKETNEDYQFIAVRLPYGEQFDEEDCRDALDFIKPDKVYTVNIKNAVDASVKSLKLAGVEITDFAKGNEKARERMKVQYSIATMNNGLVVGTDHAAEAITGFYTKYGDGGVDIVPLYRLNKRQGKALLKRLGCPEHLYLKKPTADLEENRPALEDEVALGITYDNIDDYLEGKILEDKIREKIEQHYLKSEHKRNLPVTVFDFYNM; this is encoded by the coding sequence ATGACTTTTCAAGAAGAAGTAATAAAAAAATTAAGATGTAAATCTGAAATAAATGTTGATGAGGAAATAAGGTTAACTATAAATTTTTTGAAAGATTATTTAAAGGAAAATAGTTTTTTAAAAAGTTTAGTGTTGGGAATCTCCGGAGGGCAGGACTCTACTTTGTGCGGAAAATTATGCCAACTTGCTGTGGAGGAATTACGTAAGGAAACAAACGAAGATTATCAGTTTATTGCTGTTAGATTACCTTATGGAGAACAATTTGATGAGGAAGATTGTAGAGACGCTTTGGATTTTATAAAGCCGGATAAAGTATATACTGTAAACATAAAAAATGCAGTTGATGCAAGTGTTAAATCGTTAAAATTGGCAGGGGTAGAAATTACTGACTTTGCCAAAGGAAATGAAAAGGCACGAGAAAGAATGAAAGTACAGTATTCTATTGCTACTATGAATAATGGATTAGTGGTTGGGACAGACCATGCTGCAGAAGCCATAACGGGATTTTACACAAAATATGGTGACGGAGGCGTTGATATAGTTCCATTATATAGATTAAATAAACGTCAAGGGAAAGCATTGTTAAAAAGATTGGGATGTCCGGAGCATCTTTATTTAAAAAAACCTACAGCGGATTTAGAAGAAAATCGTCCTGCATTGGAAGATGAAGTTGCATTGGGTATTACTTATGATAATATAGATGATTATTTAGAAGGGAAAATTCTCGAAGATAAAATAAGAGAAAAAATAGAACAACATTATTTAAAATCAGAACATAAGAGAAATTTACCGGTTACTGTTTTTGATTTTTATAATATGTAG
- a CDS encoding ParB/RepB/Spo0J family partition protein → MTESVKPFSKLYDLTHRAEKVGISDDDVLREIRVENIVPNKYQPRREFTEEKIKELAESIKQNGLLQSITVRDMGNGFYELIAGERRLRAIKYLNLATTKAIVKELTDDQMATLALIENIQREELTPIEEAYAYQKLLNINRLTQEELAKSLGKTQATVANKIRLLKLSDKVIKAINSKKITERHGRAMVKLDAKAQEQILTQILSQNLNVSQTEEKIETYLKIKNDNKAVDNSRVGYDAQKIIAKLSREIAKLEEKYNINLNKEEDETMENVVITVTVPRYKKRGK, encoded by the coding sequence ATGACGGAGAGTGTAAAACCATTCAGTAAGTTATATGATTTAACTCATAGGGCTGAAAAGGTTGGAATTTCTGATGATGATGTATTAAGAGAGATTAGAGTAGAAAATATAGTGCCGAATAAATATCAACCGAGAAGAGAGTTTACGGAAGAAAAAATTAAGGAACTTGCAGAATCAATAAAACAAAACGGTTTACTACAGTCGATTACCGTTAGAGATATGGGAAATGGTTTTTACGAACTTATCGCAGGTGAAAGACGTTTAAGGGCAATTAAATATTTAAACTTAGCTACAACTAAAGCAATTGTTAAAGAACTAACAGATGATCAAATGGCAACGTTGGCACTTATTGAAAATATTCAACGTGAGGAACTTACACCTATTGAAGAAGCATACGCTTATCAGAAATTGCTTAATATAAATAGGCTAACCCAAGAAGAACTTGCTAAATCTCTTGGAAAAACTCAGGCTACTGTAGCAAATAAAATAAGGTTGTTAAAACTTAGTGATAAAGTTATTAAAGCTATTAATTCAAAAAAAATAACTGAACGACATGGTAGAGCAATGGTTAAGTTAGATGCTAAAGCACAGGAACAAATTTTAACGCAAATACTAAGTCAAAATCTAAATGTATCACAAACAGAAGAAAAAATTGAAACTTACCTAAAAATTAAGAATGATAATAAGGCAGTTGATAATTCCCGTGTCGGTTATGATGCACAGAAAATAATAGCTAAGCTATCGAGAGAAATAGCTAAACTTGAGGAAAAATACAATATTAATTTAAACAAAGAAGAAGACGAAACTATGGAAAATGTGGTTATTACCGTAACAGTTCCACGTTATAAGAAAAGAGGTAAATAA
- a CDS encoding ParA family protein, translated as MMKIIAICNQKGGVGKTTSSINTAASLAYLKKKVLLIDTDPQANATSGIGIDKNDVKSSIYNILVDEVDINEVILKTDYENLDIVPSSIALAGAEVELVSAISREQRMKNAIADIKDQYDYIIIDCPPSLGLITLNSLTAADGVIIPVQTEYYALEGLSQLMNTFNIVRKHLNSHLDIFGVLLTMTDSRTNISNQVGEQVREHFKGKVFETVISRTVRLSEAPSFGEPIIEYAKNSNGAKQYIALAKEVIERG; from the coding sequence ATAATGAAAATAATAGCAATTTGTAATCAAAAAGGTGGAGTTGGGAAAACGACTTCATCAATTAATACAGCGGCATCTTTAGCATATTTAAAGAAAAAAGTATTGCTTATTGATACAGACCCGCAAGCCAACGCAACAAGCGGTATTGGAATTGATAAAAATGATGTAAAGTCGTCTATTTATAATATTCTCGTTGATGAGGTGGATATTAATGAGGTAATATTAAAAACAGATTATGAAAATTTAGATATTGTGCCGTCAAGTATTGCATTAGCAGGTGCAGAAGTCGAATTGGTATCTGCAATTAGTCGTGAACAACGTATGAAAAATGCTATTGCTGATATAAAAGATCAATATGATTATATAATAATAGATTGTCCGCCATCATTAGGTCTTATTACCTTAAATTCACTAACGGCTGCTGATGGAGTGATTATTCCTGTTCAAACGGAATATTATGCTTTGGAAGGGTTAAGTCAACTTATGAATACCTTTAATATTGTGCGAAAACATCTAAACTCACACTTGGATATCTTTGGTGTCTTACTTACAATGACGGATAGTAGAACAAATATTTCTAATCAAGTAGGGGAACAGGTAAGAGAACACTTTAAAGGAAAAGTATTTGAAACGGTTATTTCACGTACAGTACGTTTAAGTGAAGCACCGAGCTTCGGAGAACCGATTATTGAATATGCAAAAAACTCAAACGGTGCAAAACAATATATCGCATTGGCAAAAGAGGTGATTGAACGTGGTTAA
- a CDS encoding ParB/RepB/Spo0J family partition protein, which yields MVKKQGKGLGRGLDAIFAAEKVEISADNSAVIELKLEDIKKNPYQPRTIFNQDKLDELKESITKNGLLQPIIVKKAVKGYYIIAGERRFRAFEQLEKETIPAIVKEMTDDEMMIFSVLENLQREDLSALEESNSYRNLMDKMKLTQEELAKQLGKSRPYIANSLRLLKLPQKIKDYLENGVISTAHARTLLSIKNKERMLEICERVIARKMSVRELEEYIVRLSNPKKISTKSKDIFIEEQENILKRRLGTVVTIKQNRNKKGKIEIEFKDNDEFERIIALFKDE from the coding sequence GTGGTTAAAAAACAAGGTAAAGGATTAGGACGAGGTTTAGATGCTATCTTTGCAGCAGAAAAAGTGGAAATATCAGCAGATAATTCAGCTGTCATTGAGTTAAAATTAGAAGATATAAAAAAAAATCCGTATCAACCACGTACAATATTTAATCAGGATAAACTTGATGAGTTAAAAGAATCGATTACTAAAAACGGATTATTGCAGCCAATTATTGTAAAAAAAGCGGTAAAAGGCTATTATATTATTGCCGGAGAACGTCGCTTTCGTGCATTTGAACAATTAGAAAAAGAAACTATTCCTGCGATAGTAAAAGAGATGACTGATGATGAGATGATGATTTTTAGCGTTTTAGAAAATTTACAACGTGAAGATTTGTCCGCATTGGAAGAATCCAACAGCTACCGTAATTTAATGGATAAAATGAAGCTAACTCAAGAAGAGCTGGCTAAACAGCTTGGGAAAAGTAGACCGTATATCGCAAATAGTTTACGTTTATTGAAATTACCGCAGAAGATTAAAGATTATCTGGAAAACGGTGTTATAAGTACGGCTCATGCTAGAACACTTCTTTCAATAAAAAATAAAGAACGGATGTTAGAAATATGCGAACGTGTTATTGCACGCAAGATGTCGGTAAGAGAACTAGAGGAGTATATAGTACGTCTTTCGAATCCTAAAAAAATTTCAACTAAGTCGAAAGATATCTTCATAGAAGAGCAGGAAAATATTTTAAAACGTCGTTTGGGTACCGTTGTTACAATTAAGCAAAATCGCAATAAAAAAGGGAAAATTGAGATAGAATTTAAAGATAATGATGAATTTGAACGTATTATCGCACTTTTTAAGGATGAATAA
- a CDS encoding mechanosensitive ion channel family protein, with amino-acid sequence MAKLIDKVQQTFSNTDFVFVIFEKIIVIMLIIVLASIGVKLCNKVIDYIMTTKENANKRFNIKINEKRSETLHKLVKSCARYIIYFIAFFQMLSTLGINTTSIVASAGIASVAIGFGAQSLVKDIISGFFIILEGQFDVGDNVKIYNQGAFIAGGYVMALGLRSTKIRSNNGEIYFIPNGTINQVINYSLTYNLVVLQFSIQITSTMEETENRVEKLLNKVNSNGSYHKLIYKNDKLHIDCIEKIADNIVTISIAGKAKIGKKQEVETMLRRDFYNEFGIALTTRGKVEE; translated from the coding sequence ATGGCTAAGTTAATAGATAAAGTACAACAGACATTTAGTAATACCGATTTTGTTTTTGTTATATTTGAAAAGATAATTGTCATAATGTTAATAATTGTGTTGGCATCTATTGGCGTAAAACTTTGTAATAAAGTAATTGATTATATAATGACGACAAAGGAAAATGCTAATAAACGTTTTAATATAAAAATTAATGAAAAACGTTCTGAAACATTACATAAACTGGTAAAAAGTTGTGCACGCTATATAATTTACTTTATAGCATTTTTTCAAATGTTGTCGACACTTGGTATAAATACGACAAGTATTGTGGCAAGTGCGGGGATTGCAAGTGTTGCAATAGGTTTCGGGGCACAAAGTTTGGTAAAGGATATTATATCGGGTTTTTTTATTATACTTGAAGGTCAATTTGATGTAGGAGATAACGTAAAAATTTACAATCAAGGTGCATTTATTGCAGGGGGATATGTAATGGCATTAGGATTACGTTCAACCAAAATCCGCTCAAATAATGGAGAAATATACTTTATACCGAACGGCACTATTAATCAGGTTATTAATTATTCATTGACATATAATTTGGTTGTACTTCAGTTTTCAATTCAAATAACGAGTACGATGGAAGAAACAGAGAATAGAGTAGAAAAACTTTTAAATAAGGTGAACAGTAATGGCAGTTATCATAAATTAATATACAAAAATGATAAATTACATATTGATTGTATAGAGAAAATAGCGGATAATATTGTTACAATTTCGATAGCGGGAAAAGCTAAAATTGGGAAGAAGCAAGAAGTAGAAACTATGCTAAGACGGGATTTTTATAATGAATTTGGAATAGCATTGACAACAAGAGGAAA